The following is a genomic window from Thermoplasmata archaeon.
ATCGATCAAGGAGACGGCGGCCCACGATCCTTCGATCGCGGACGCCTTCGCCGATGCGGTCCGGGCGAACGGAGGACGCGTCTTCCTAGCGGCGACGGGCCGCGACGCGGTTCGGTACGTGCTTGACGTCTGCAGGGCCAACGCGGCGGACCTCCTCGTGAAGTCGAAGTCCCTCACGTCCGAGGAGATCGAGATGAACCAAGGCCTCGCGGCGGAGGGGATCCGCGCGATCGAGACGGACTTGGGTGAGCTGTTGTGCCAAGTGGCCGGGGAGAAGCCCTCCCACCTCGTCTTCCCGGCGATCCACATGACCTCGGACCGGATCGCCCGGATGCTCACGCAGGCCTACGGGGAGGCGATCGCCGCCGAACCGTCGAGCATCTTGTCCGCGGTCCGCGCGCGGCTCCGGCCGCTGTTCCTCGCGGCGAAGGTCGGCGTGACCGGAGCGAACATCGGCGTCGCGGAAACGGGATCCATCGTCGTCGAGACGAACGAGGGCAACGGCCGCCTCGTGACGAGCGTGCCCCGGGTTCACATCGCCCTCATCGGCCTCGAGAAGATCGTCCGCCGGTGGGAGGACGCCGCCGACCTCGTGCGCGGCCATGCGATCAGCGCGACCGGGCAACGCATGACGGTGTACGTATCGCTCATCTCCCAACGACAGGCGGTGACCGGAGACCCGATGGGAAGGGAATTCCATGTGATCATCCTGGACAACGGCCGCACGAAGATGCGGTCCGATCCCGCGTTCCAGGAGGCGCTCAACTGCATCCGCTGTGGCGCGTGCATGAACGTCTGCCCGACGTACGGAGTCACGGGCGGCCACGTCTTCGGCCACATCTATCCGGGACCGATCGGCATCCCATGGACCGCGAACGTCCACGGCCTCGAAGAGGCCGGGTTCGCACACCTCTGCGTCTCGTGCGGCCTGTGCCACGAAATCTGTCCGGTCGACATCGACATCCCGTGGATGATCGCAAAGGTGAAAGAACAAGACGTCGAAGCCCACGGCCAGCCGACCTCGGAGCGGTTCTTCATGGCCTCCGAGGCGTTCGCGAAAGTCGCGTGCCTCGCGGCGCCGCTCGCGAACGGCCTCCTCCGGGATGGTCCCGTGCGGACCCTCATGGAGTGGACCCTCGGCGTGGATCGGCGACGCACCCTGCCGTCCTTCGCGCGTCGGCCGTTGAGGGCTCGCTTCCGGGAGCGACCCGCTCGCGCGGGATCGGTCGGCAAAGTCGCATTCTTCCCCGACCTGTACGCGGAGTTCAATAACCCGGACTTGGGACTGCGGGCGATCGAACTCCTCGAACGCCTCGGGTACACGGTCGTCATCCCGGACGTGCGGTGGGGCGGGATGCCCTACGTCTCCTACGGCCGGCTCGGTAGGGCGTCGAAGGTCGCCGCGGAAAACCTGCGAGTCCTCGGTCCGCTCGTCGACGAGGGGTATGTCGTCGTCTCGACGGAGCCCACCGCGATTTACATGCTCCAAAAGGTATATCCGAAGCTCCTCGAAGGGGACGTCGCGGCGAAGGTCTCGGCGCGGTCCCGTGGGTTCTTCGAATTCGTCCAGGGGCGTCTCGGAGACTTGCCGCTGAGGCCGACCCGGGATGCGGCAGGGCTCGTCGGATTCCACATACCGTGCCACGACCGTGCGCTGTCCTCAGGCGCGCCCGCGATCCGGTTCCTCGAACGCGCGTCGTACCGCGTGCGGGTTGTGGAGACGGGCACGTGCTGCGGCATCGCGGGGACGTTCGGCATGAAACACGGGTGGCTCGGCTATGAGCTGTCGATGGCGGTCGGAGAGAAGCTGTTCGATCAGTTCCGGGGGAGCGGCTGCGATCTCATCGCCACCGAGAGCAGCGTGTGCTCCCTCCAGTTGCACGACGGCCTGAGAGTCGATGTCCTGCATCCCCTCGACATGGTCGCGGTGGAGCCCAGCCGCTAGGCCGTCGCCTCCGTGTCCACGGCCGGTCACGTCGACATGGTGCCGCGGTAAGCCTGGCACTCCGTACAGTACCACTGCCCGAGTTCGTCGACCCAGTGCAGGGGCCTGCCGCAGCCAGGACAAGCGAAGGAGACCCACGGGGGCCGTCCGCCCGGGGCCCACGACGGCGGCCCGGCGGCGACGTAGATGACGATGGCGACGACCAAGGCCGCTATTCCGAGGACGAGCAAAAGCGGAGCGACGAGACCGGGGCTTTGGCCGCTAAGGAGACGGGTCACCGTGTAGAAGCCGCCCACGTAAAGGGCCATGAACCCAACCAGGCTGATTAGGACTCCATCTCCACGGGCGACCATGGACAAGCCCCGCCGCCGAACACGCCTCGAGATTATCAACCGTGTGTGTTCGAAGGAGGGATTTCACAAAGGGGCGGCCCGCCTCGTCCCTGGCTCGACCAAGCCGCGAGATATCTCCCGACCCACAGACGCGTCGCTGATTCGCTCGGCCTCTCAGGCCAGCTCGACGTACTTCCCGGGATTCATGATTCCCTTCGGATCGAACAACCGCTTGATCTCTTTCATGAGCCGGAGGCCTTCCTGGCCTCCATGGGCCTCCATCTGCTCTCGCATGAGCGATGCCTTCTGAACTCCGATCCCGTGTTCCCCGGTCACCGTGCCTCCGACTCGAATCGCGTATCGACAGAGCTCCTCAAGTGCCGCCGTTGCCGCGCGTTGACTCGCGGGATTCGCGCGGTCGAACAGGATCGTCGGATGGACGTTCCCGTCCCCGGCGTGGCCGAGCGTCGGGATGCGAAGGCCGAGCCGACGGGCGGTCTCCTTCACGAGACCGAGGTATTCGGCCAAGCGCTCGATCGGGACCGTGACATCTTCGATTTGCACGCCGGACGCGAGTTCCTTGACGGCCAGATACGCGCGGCTCCGTGCGGAATAGAGGCGGCCCGCCTGCTCTTCGTCCGCGGCGCGGGTGAAGCCTCGCGCCCCGTGTGTCCGGAAGACCTCCTCCGCCGACGGGACGAGAGGCGCTTCCAGATCCACCAGGAGTGTGGCTTCCGCCTCCTCGAGGTCCATGCGGAACGCGGCGTTCACGGCCCTCACGGTCTCCAAGTCCATGAACTCCATGAGGTTCGCCGAGATTCGCCTCCGGCGGAGCTCTTGGATCGCACGGCCCGCGGACGGCCAATCGCCGAATGTGACGAGCATGCGGACGATCGGGACCGTGGGAAGGGGCAGGATCTTCAGGTAGGCCTCCGTCACGATTCCCAATGTCCCCTCGCTGCCGATCATCAGGTGGACAAGGTCGTACCCTGCTCGGTTCTTCGCGAGAGGCTCGCCGAACATGGCCGTGCGGCCGTTCGCCAACACGACGCGGAGGGCGAGCACCCAGTCCCGCATCGTCCCATACCGGACGCACCGCATGCCTCCGGACCCCTCGGCAATCGCCCCGCCGGCCGTGCAGACGAAGCTGCTCGCGGGATCGGGCGGAAAGAAGAAGCCGTCCTTCCGGAGCGCGTCGTTGAGGTCGTCGAGGACGACCCCGGCCTGGACGTGGACGTACCAGTTCACCGGATCGACCTTGAGGATCCGGTTCAACCGGGTCACGTCGAGCACGATTCCTCCTTTCAGGACGACGGCCCCCGTGAGGCTCGTCCCCGCCCCGCGTGCCACGATCGGAATGCCTCGGCGGGACGCCACCTTGACGATCCGCACGATTTCGTCTTCCGTCCCGGGACGGACGACGGCGCTCGGGACGGCTTCGAAGTCGGCCATGTCCCTTTGGTAGGCACCGAGGGCGGCCTCATCGGTCACGATGTGTTCCGTACCGACAATCGTCGACAACTCCTCGGCCAAACCTTTTCGGGCAGTTCGCGCGGGCATCGAACGCGAATGGCCTTGAAGTCGTGAAAAGCCTTGGTGTACGCTTGGCCCCGGTAGGACTCAGGCGGGCCCGCAGGCTCCATCGGTCGTCGTAGGGGCCTTGGCGGCACTCGCGCGGGACCGATAGGTTGAAAAATGCCCATGCCATGCCGGCGCACGGGAGGAGGTCGAACGGCCTCGAAGGGCGTTTGTCGCCCGGCTTGTGAACTCCGAGTGTCGGTCGCTTGCGCTCCCGCACCGTGAATCGGGGTTGGTTCTGTGGTCGAAACGGAAGTCCTCGAGGAGGGGCAGGAGACGATGCCCGGTACGGAAACCGTCCAGATCGGCGTGAGTCGACCGCCGCTCCCTGTGACGGACCTCCCGACGCCGGAGGAAGCGTTCAACATCAAGGGTCCGATCACGCCGGGGAAAGTCATCCGATACATCATCGGTCCGAGCCTGATCGCGCTCGGGGTGTCGATCGGCAGCGGGGAATGGCTGATCGGCCCGTTTAACGTCGGGACGAAGGGGTTCGTCGGGATTCTCTGGGTCGTCCTCGTATCCGCCCTCCTGCAAGTCTTCTACAACGTCGAACTCGCGCGGTTCACGATCGCAACCGGGGAGTCGCCCGCCATCGCGTTCGGCCGTGTCCCGCCCGGCTTTTGGTTATGGATCCCATTGGCGGTGTTCCTCTACTGGCTGGCGTTCATCTGGGGCGGATGGGCCTCGGGTGCGGGCCAGAGCCTGTTCGTCCTGATTTACAACCGCTTGCCGGCGTCCTCGGAAGCGATCGTATCGAGATCGCTCGGTGCCGGCCTCCTGTTCCTCATTATGGGAATCGTACTGTTCGGTAAGAAAATCTCGCGCACGATGGAAATCGCGAACTGGATCATGGTCGCGTTCATCTTGTTCTCCGTCGTCAGCCTCGTCGTGCTCCTTGTCCCCGCGGAGTTCTCGGCGAGTGCGTTCGCCGCGATGGTGACGCCGGCCGCTCCTCCCTCCGGAACGACGGCCACGGACCTCGGCGCCCTCGCCGGGTTCACTGCCACCGCGAGCGGGGTGAACTACTTCATCATCAGCTATTATCGAGACAAAGGGTACGGCATGGGGCACCGGGTCGGCTACATCGCCGCGCTCGTCGGAGGCAAGCAGGAGAAGCTGCTCGCCTCAGGGTTGACGTTCCCGGCCGATGCGAAGAACACGGCAATCTGGAAGCGCTGGTTCAAGTATCTCCTGATTGACCAGTGGGGCGTATTCTTCACGGGTGCAATCGTCGGCATGATGATGCCCGTGATCCTCGTCGGATACCTGAGCCAGCAATCGGGCGTTGCGCCGACCAGAGCAGGAATGCCCGTGTACGCCGGGAGTCAGATCACCGCCCTCTACGGGCCGTTCTTGGGGAATTGGGCCTATATCGTCGGCTTCTTCATCCTCTTCAGCACGCAGATGGTCGTCTTCGAGGCCTTGGTTCGGCAGTTCGTCGACGGCGCCCACGCGATGAGTCCGAAGTTCCGGAAGTTCACGCGGGAGGACCCGCGCCGGTTCTACTATCCCTTCATGCTCGGACTCGCCACCCTCATTTCAATCATCGTCATCTTCGGGGCGAACCCGCTCGATTTGGTGAACCAGTCTGCGAACTTTTCGAACCTGGCCTCCCTGATCGTCCCGTTCGCGGTGATTTACCTCAACCGTAGGCTGCCGGCGCCAGCGCGGATGAAGTGGTGGTCGTACGTGGTCCTCATCCTGAACGTGATCTTCTTCGGGTTCTTCTTCATCAACTTCGCCTTCGAGAGGATCACGGGGAGCGCGCTGGTCAAGTTCTGAGGACCTGATTGTCGACGGGAAGGCGTACGCGCCCTTCCCCCGGAGCCCTACGAGTCCGCAACAGGGCCCGGCCGAACGGAGTGTCCATGTAGGCCGAGTCCGCTTGTTCGGAACACGCGGAGGATAGCGGATGAGCGCCGGCAAGTCCAATGGTCGAAGTCGGGGATGGGGCCTGAACGTCGAGCTCCTCGCGACGAACGCGACGAACTCAGTCCTTCGCTCCTTGCGACGCGATGCCTTAGAGATCCTCCGACACGCCCTCGATGACGTCGATCCGGAACAGGCCGTCGCCACCGTGATTGAGCGGCGCGGCGATTACTTGTACGTCCTTGGTAAACAGGTCCCCATCGTCGCGAGACCAATTTATGTGTTAGCGATCGGAAAAGCGTCAACCCGGATGGCAAAGGGCGTCCTCCGCGTCCTCCGACCCGAGTCGGGCCTCCTCGTTGCAGAGAAGGCCCCGTCTCCCGCTTTGGAAGGCTTCCAAACCGTCCTCGCGTCCCACCCTCTGCCCGACGAAGGGAGCTTGAGGGCGGGCGAGGCCGCCCTGCGGATCGCAGACGGACTTCGGCCCGGCGATGTACTCATCGTCCTTCTGTCAGGTGGGGCGAGCGCGATGTTCGAAGCATCTCGTGTGCCGCTGGGCGACCTCCGCGACGCAAATACTCAGATGCTGCGGAGCGGCTTGGACGTTCGGGACCTGAACGAGGTGCGAAAAGGTCTCTCCGATGTCAAGGGTGGACGGCTCGCCGAGCGGGCGGCGGGTCGTGGCGCCACCGTTGTCGGGTTGATCCTCTCCGATATCGTCGGGAGTCCAATCGAGGATATCGGGTCCGGGCCCACGGCCCCCGGTTCGTCCCGTGGCGAACGGGCGAAGGAGATCCTCGTTCGGCACGGGCTATGGGATCGGATGCCCGTCTCCGTGCGGCACAGCCTAGCCGAGGCGGCGAGCGCGACGAGACCCCGACTGTCGGCGCCGACGGCTGTTCACAATTTCATCGTCGCAGACAACGTGCGCGCGTGTGAAGCCGCACGACGGGAAGCGGAGCGCCGCGGGTATGCCGCGCACATCTTGACGACGTCGTTGGAGGGCGAGGCTCGCCAGGTGGGCCCCGTCCTGGCCGCCGATGCGATTCGGTGGAAGCCACGCGCTCGACGGATAGCAGTCGTCGCCGGGGGCGAGACGACCGTCACGGTCCGTGGCAGGGGCCTGGGTGGGCGCAACCAAGAGCTCGCTCTCGCGGCCGCCCGAATTCTGGAGGGCCGGTCTGCCGTCCTCCTCTCCTGCGGGACCGACGGGGCCGACGGGAACACGGACGCGGCCGGCGCGATCGCGGATGGCGAGACGATGTCGAGAGCGCGGTCCCTGCGGCTCGATCCGAAAAAGTTCCTCGAGGCGAACGACTCATTCGCATTCTTCCAGGCTCTCGGGGACCTGATCGTCACGGGTCCGACCGGAACGAACGTCGCGGACATCCAGATCGTCCTCGAGGACCGATCACGCCCACTTCCTGGCGGTCAATCGAGATAGTCGTACGCAATCAGGGTCAGAAATACGACGAAGTCGGCGCCGAGCGCGACCTTCTCGAAGATCTCGCGCGCCTCGTCGAACCGTCCCTTCTGGAAGGCTTCAGAGCCGATCGCGTCCCGGATTTTCGCGAGTTCTTCGTCCTCGAACTTCCGCACAAGGGCGGGCGTGATAATCGCTCCCTCCTTCAATGGGACCCGATCCCGGATCCACTGCCACACCTGGGACCGAGCG
Proteins encoded in this region:
- a CDS encoding LUD domain-containing protein, which codes for MERGRANRAATIQQAGLDLPAFRDRVRSIKETAAHDPSIADAFADAVRANGGRVFLAATGRDAVRYVLDVCRANAADLLVKSKSLTSEEIEMNQGLAAEGIRAIETDLGELLCQVAGEKPSHLVFPAIHMTSDRIARMLTQAYGEAIAAEPSSILSAVRARLRPLFLAAKVGVTGANIGVAETGSIVVETNEGNGRLVTSVPRVHIALIGLEKIVRRWEDAADLVRGHAISATGQRMTVYVSLISQRQAVTGDPMGREFHVIILDNGRTKMRSDPAFQEALNCIRCGACMNVCPTYGVTGGHVFGHIYPGPIGIPWTANVHGLEEAGFAHLCVSCGLCHEICPVDIDIPWMIAKVKEQDVEAHGQPTSERFFMASEAFAKVACLAAPLANGLLRDGPVRTLMEWTLGVDRRRTLPSFARRPLRARFRERPARAGSVGKVAFFPDLYAEFNNPDLGLRAIELLERLGYTVVIPDVRWGGMPYVSYGRLGRASKVAAENLRVLGPLVDEGYVVVSTEPTAIYMLQKVYPKLLEGDVAAKVSARSRGFFEFVQGRLGDLPLRPTRDAAGLVGFHIPCHDRALSSGAPAIRFLERASYRVRVVETGTCCGIAGTFGMKHGWLGYELSMAVGEKLFDQFRGSGCDLIATESSVCSLQLHDGLRVDVLHPLDMVAVEPSR
- a CDS encoding FAD-linked oxidase C-terminal domain-containing protein, with the translated sequence MPARTARKGLAEELSTIVGTEHIVTDEAALGAYQRDMADFEAVPSAVVRPGTEDEIVRIVKVASRRGIPIVARGAGTSLTGAVVLKGGIVLDVTRLNRILKVDPVNWYVHVQAGVVLDDLNDALRKDGFFFPPDPASSFVCTAGGAIAEGSGGMRCVRYGTMRDWVLALRVVLANGRTAMFGEPLAKNRAGYDLVHLMIGSEGTLGIVTEAYLKILPLPTVPIVRMLVTFGDWPSAGRAIQELRRRRISANLMEFMDLETVRAVNAAFRMDLEEAEATLLVDLEAPLVPSAEEVFRTHGARGFTRAADEEQAGRLYSARSRAYLAVKELASGVQIEDVTVPIERLAEYLGLVKETARRLGLRIPTLGHAGDGNVHPTILFDRANPASQRAATAALEELCRYAIRVGGTVTGEHGIGVQKASLMREQMEAHGGQEGLRLMKEIKRLFDPKGIMNPGKYVELA
- a CDS encoding Nramp family divalent metal transporter, yielding MVETEVLEEGQETMPGTETVQIGVSRPPLPVTDLPTPEEAFNIKGPITPGKVIRYIIGPSLIALGVSIGSGEWLIGPFNVGTKGFVGILWVVLVSALLQVFYNVELARFTIATGESPAIAFGRVPPGFWLWIPLAVFLYWLAFIWGGWASGAGQSLFVLIYNRLPASSEAIVSRSLGAGLLFLIMGIVLFGKKISRTMEIANWIMVAFILFSVVSLVVLLVPAEFSASAFAAMVTPAAPPSGTTATDLGALAGFTATASGVNYFIISYYRDKGYGMGHRVGYIAALVGGKQEKLLASGLTFPADAKNTAIWKRWFKYLLIDQWGVFFTGAIVGMMMPVILVGYLSQQSGVAPTRAGMPVYAGSQITALYGPFLGNWAYIVGFFILFSTQMVVFEALVRQFVDGAHAMSPKFRKFTREDPRRFYYPFMLGLATLISIIVIFGANPLDLVNQSANFSNLASLIVPFAVIYLNRRLPAPARMKWWSYVVLILNVIFFGFFFINFAFERITGSALVKF
- a CDS encoding DUF4147 domain-containing protein, which produces MSAGKSNGRSRGWGLNVELLATNATNSVLRSLRRDALEILRHALDDVDPEQAVATVIERRGDYLYVLGKQVPIVARPIYVLAIGKASTRMAKGVLRVLRPESGLLVAEKAPSPALEGFQTVLASHPLPDEGSLRAGEAALRIADGLRPGDVLIVLLSGGASAMFEASRVPLGDLRDANTQMLRSGLDVRDLNEVRKGLSDVKGGRLAERAAGRGATVVGLILSDIVGSPIEDIGSGPTAPGSSRGERAKEILVRHGLWDRMPVSVRHSLAEAASATRPRLSAPTAVHNFIVADNVRACEAARREAERRGYAAHILTTSLEGEARQVGPVLAADAIRWKPRARRIAVVAGGETTVTVRGRGLGGRNQELALAAARILEGRSAVLLSCGTDGADGNTDAAGAIADGETMSRARSLRLDPKKFLEANDSFAFFQALGDLIVTGPTGTNVADIQIVLEDRSRPLPGGQSR